The Candidatus Brocadiaceae bacterium genome contains a region encoding:
- a CDS encoding tetratricopeptide repeat protein: MKYVRWLAAAAVLAMLACATAQAEEASVLLEAGVYAEEVVGDIDKAIETYQKIIADAQASRRCVAEAHYRLGKCLLAKGEKEKALEQFALVSERYADQEALVRSARDELAKLEPPVPASGQLVFGPVIERFVNDDSDGVDFFIDFDKGKVYSPQDLGVGRAASEDAIFAAIRKLGIDAAGETAGPQGGLAGIDVVVVPCHSSEWDTIEPAFFEQEEMLSKGVPGFPVFMSAKGTLPATYLLKTREGGRGILQILELRDQAPRGVKIRYKLVQDVPAEVATPAFRSMIELPPDFGRGKNVLVDFESGKVYSLDELDNSAAPLRAFGVDAGCDTGGDKMELTGFDAAIRLCTPDTWHGLSAAELAAMALPAVGSGQSRFAFERDRLPVVYAFQTAEGGRGLLQFLQNNGGGAGRVMVRYKMVGAATSPSQAFLADLDSLGTALALYEIDTGSFPTTDQGLDALIARPAGVADWHGPYIRAVSSPNDPWGKPYRYAFPIPDGPGLCRLTSDGPDGIQGTGDDVSGIQGTGDDVSGIQGTGDDVIRTAAGSDDTAAGSMGTAAQLADLRIRLAEAEADLVKGRAEVHFAQMALKRAEAAHQSGVGEPGVAAEAELRCVRAEADYEGTIKKVEILRQEVARLEGAHGKE, from the coding sequence ATGAAGTACGTCAGGTGGTTGGCGGCAGCGGCGGTTCTGGCGATGCTGGCCTGCGCGACGGCGCAGGCGGAGGAGGCATCGGTCCTGCTGGAGGCGGGCGTCTACGCCGAAGAAGTGGTCGGCGACATCGACAAGGCCATCGAGACGTACCAGAAGATCATCGCGGACGCGCAGGCAAGCCGTCGCTGCGTGGCCGAGGCCCACTACCGTCTCGGCAAGTGCCTGTTAGCCAAGGGGGAGAAGGAGAAGGCGCTTGAGCAGTTCGCCCTGGTCTCCGAACGTTACGCGGACCAGGAGGCGCTGGTGCGCTCGGCTCGGGACGAACTGGCGAAGCTGGAGCCACCGGTACCGGCGTCCGGGCAACTTGTCTTCGGGCCGGTCATCGAACGTTTCGTCAACGATGACAGCGACGGCGTCGACTTCTTCATCGATTTTGACAAGGGCAAAGTCTACTCGCCCCAGGACTTGGGCGTGGGTCGAGCAGCGAGCGAAGACGCGATCTTCGCCGCGATCCGCAAGCTGGGCATAGATGCGGCGGGGGAGACGGCCGGTCCGCAGGGCGGGCTTGCGGGGATCGACGTAGTCGTCGTGCCGTGTCATAGCTCCGAGTGGGACACGATCGAGCCGGCCTTCTTCGAGCAGGAGGAGATGCTCAGCAAGGGAGTGCCGGGCTTCCCCGTGTTCATGAGTGCGAAGGGGACACTTCCCGCCACGTACCTGCTGAAGACCCGCGAGGGGGGCAGAGGCATTCTGCAGATCCTGGAGCTGCGCGATCAGGCGCCGCGAGGTGTCAAGATCCGCTATAAGCTGGTGCAGGACGTTCCGGCCGAAGTGGCGACGCCCGCGTTCCGTTCGATGATCGAGCTGCCGCCCGACTTCGGGCGCGGCAAAAACGTCCTTGTCGACTTCGAGAGCGGGAAGGTTTACTCTCTCGATGAGTTGGATAATAGCGCAGCTCCACTGCGGGCATTCGGCGTGGACGCCGGATGCGACACCGGGGGGGACAAGATGGAGCTGACGGGGTTCGATGCGGCCATTCGGCTTTGCACCCCCGACACGTGGCATGGCCTTTCTGCGGCGGAACTTGCCGCCATGGCGCTGCCCGCTGTCGGTTCCGGGCAGTCGCGCTTCGCCTTTGAACGGGACAGACTGCCTGTCGTCTACGCATTCCAGACAGCGGAGGGAGGCCGTGGTTTGCTGCAGTTCTTGCAGAACAACGGCGGCGGAGCGGGCCGTGTCATGGTGAGGTACAAGATGGTCGGCGCCGCGACGTCCCCCTCCCAGGCGTTCCTTGCCGACCTTGACTCTCTGGGAACCGCCTTGGCCCTGTATGAGATTGACACCGGTTCCTTTCCCACGACGGATCAGGGGCTCGATGCACTCATCGCCCGGCCGGCAGGCGTTGCGGACTGGCATGGGCCGTACATCAGGGCCGTGTCGTCGCCCAACGACCCATGGGGGAAGCCCTACCGCTACGCATTCCCCATCCCCGACGGCCCCGGTCTCTGCAGGCTCACCAGCGACGGCCCGGATGGGATACAGGGCACCGGCGACGACGTCAGTGGGATACAGGGCACCGGCGACGACGTCAGTGGGATACAGGGCACCGGCGACGACGTCATCCGGACTGCGGCAGGCAGCGATGACACGGCTGCGGGCAGCATGGGCACCGCAGCGCAGCTTGCCGACCTGCGCATCCGCCTTGCGGAGGCGGAGGCCGATCTCGTCAAGGGCAGGGCGGAGGTCCATTTCGCTCAAATGGCACTGAAGCGCGCAGAGGCCGCTCACCAGAGTGGCGTCGGCGAGCCGGGCGTGGCTGCGGAAGCGGAACTGCGTTGCGTGCGGGCAGAAGCGGATTATGAAGGCACCATCAAGAAGGTGGAAATCCTGAGGCAGGAGGTCGCGCGCCTGGAAGGGGCACATGGCAAGGAGTGA